The following proteins come from a genomic window of Lolium rigidum isolate FL_2022 chromosome 5, APGP_CSIRO_Lrig_0.1, whole genome shotgun sequence:
- the LOC124657486 gene encoding basic blue protein-like has protein sequence MAATAMIILLLLAAASPRDGGATEYTVGDSDGWAIGPNYDAWSQQYNFSAGDTLAFNYVPVLHDVYQVTQDAFRTCQPAAGQTVRMWASGSDVVDLAAPGDYYFLCNAPGHCFGGMKFSVSVATTPPPPPSPSPPPALPTPTPLPPSSRASLHGRLDVAGISCLAVTGLWISFPCWS, from the exons ATGGCCGCCACCGCCATGATCATACTGCTTCTCCTTGCCGCCGCGTCTCCACGCGACGGCGGCGCGACAGAGTACACGGTGGGCGACTCCGATGGGTGGGCCATCGGCCCCAACTACGACGCCTGGTCGCAGCAGTACAACTTCAGCGCCGGCGACACGCTCG CGTTCAACTACGTGCCGGTGCTGCACGACGTTTACCAGGTGACCCAGGACGCATTCCGGACGTGCCAGCCGGCGGCGGGGCAGACGGTGCGCATGTGGGCGTCGGGGAGCGACGTCGTCGACCTCGCAGCGCCGGGGGACTACTACTTCCTCTGCAACGCCCCCGGACACTGCTTCGGCGGCATGAAGTTCTCCGTTTCCGTGGCCACGACGCCCCCgcctcctccgtcgccgtcaccccCGCC ggCGTTGCCAACGCCCACGCCTCTACCGCCGAGCTCCCGCGCGTCGTTGCACGGACGGCTCGACGTGGCGGGAATTTCATGTCTCGCTGTGACCGGGTTGTGGATTAGCTTTCCGTGCTGGAGTTGA